One genomic window of Leptospira paudalimensis includes the following:
- a CDS encoding pyridoxal phosphate-dependent aminotransferase, with protein MEPREFFIEDRLERFRLTAFCNLGESGLSHYTMEEMLSLAGLSWKDLSQIPMYDAPNQGSYELREAIANLYPGVSPEEVLVTTGTGEALYIAFQLLVKPGDSLALVWPAFQALYEIPKMLGAKILPIPYTNAFSSSAWEGMEADLYLINHPHNPSGRTFDTSEWDSLLTILQRKKKTVLFDEHYRFLPKGGGMGKTGVDPKQSFYGTGSFTKCFGVTGLRVGWLIADKDFIKRARSFKDYLTHTVNPISERIALGLLKEKETFLPRIQSRVKNNISHFTSVWWDLPKVESFSPPEGGLVGWLQIQNGIRSEDYADKLFDRTGVFVLPGSNFEMEGFLRIGFGAKEDVFLEGLKRWKSCTDLI; from the coding sequence TTGGAACCAAGAGAATTTTTCATAGAAGATAGACTGGAACGATTCCGTCTGACCGCATTTTGTAATTTAGGGGAAAGTGGTCTATCCCACTATACGATGGAGGAAATGCTTTCCTTGGCGGGACTTAGTTGGAAAGATCTTTCCCAAATTCCGATGTATGATGCACCAAACCAAGGCTCATACGAACTCCGTGAGGCAATCGCGAATTTGTATCCAGGTGTTTCACCAGAAGAGGTGCTTGTGACAACGGGAACTGGTGAGGCTTTGTACATTGCGTTCCAACTCTTGGTGAAACCAGGTGACTCGCTTGCACTGGTTTGGCCTGCTTTCCAAGCCTTGTATGAAATCCCAAAAATGCTAGGTGCTAAAATCCTCCCAATTCCTTATACGAACGCATTTTCCTCTTCTGCATGGGAGGGCATGGAAGCCGATCTCTATTTGATCAACCACCCTCACAATCCTTCCGGTAGGACGTTTGACACAAGTGAGTGGGACTCACTCCTTACTATCTTACAAAGAAAAAAGAAAACCGTATTATTCGACGAACACTACCGATTTTTACCCAAAGGTGGGGGAATGGGGAAAACAGGTGTGGATCCCAAACAGAGTTTTTATGGTACTGGTTCCTTTACAAAATGTTTTGGTGTAACAGGGCTTAGGGTAGGATGGCTCATCGCAGACAAAGACTTTATCAAACGCGCAAGGTCGTTTAAGGATTATCTCACACACACAGTAAACCCGATTTCCGAACGAATTGCTTTAGGACTTCTAAAGGAAAAAGAAACATTCCTCCCAAGGATTCAATCACGTGTAAAAAATAATATAAGCCATTTTACATCTGTTTGGTGGGACTTGCCGAAGGTGGAATCCTTTTCCCCACCAGAAGGTGGTCTTGTCGGGTGGTTACAAATCCAAAATGGCATCAGATCTGAGGACTATGCAGACAAACTGTTTGATCGCACAGGTGTATTTGTTTTACCTGGATCCAATTTTGAAATGGAAGGTTTCCTTCGGATTGGATTTGGTGCTAAGGAAGATGTGTTTTTAGAAGGACTGAAACGGTGGAAATCATGTACGGATCTCATTTAA
- a CDS encoding alpha-amylase family protein, with product MKHPFHQIHLYEIGSRLFCGKKGEQLPVIFNELEKKTPFTWADEIWLMGVWKNSPSSQRIAQTMPELKPGYHAVRSQLANTDIYGSPYSIYEYNLDPLIGGEKDLTAIYEWFQSQNKKLILDFVPNHMAIDSPLVSEFPNLFLKSFLIEEDQNSFLHPNGNRYKHGKDPYFDGWTDTIQWDFSNPEVENCHIQILKRIAKHCDGVRCDMAMLPLPDVFEKTHGKRSVYHWDKVIHSVKSEFPHFRFYAEVYWGLDATLRSLGFDATYDKSLYDDLAHHRFEQVAELISNETGQISKPNLIRFLENHDENRAKHIFGEHSKTYFSLLSCLPGILLLFDGQETGSLKKIPVQLKKVDEEPFDRDIEEFYKRAFSTFSKRSNLMEYQTVNYSEMNQLPVFMRLLISNNQTELFLWNYNQVPCSGWIPYEEKIQYQETVINIVSNQIYPQGKPQKEGMYFKLEPNEIQWFTF from the coding sequence ATGAAACATCCCTTCCATCAAATCCATTTGTACGAGATAGGCTCAAGGCTTTTTTGTGGAAAAAAGGGGGAACAACTTCCTGTAATTTTCAATGAATTAGAAAAAAAAACTCCCTTTACTTGGGCAGATGAAATTTGGCTTATGGGAGTTTGGAAAAATAGTCCAAGCTCACAAAGAATCGCTCAAACAATGCCTGAACTAAAACCAGGTTACCATGCTGTCAGATCACAACTGGCAAACACTGATATTTACGGATCTCCCTATTCCATTTATGAATACAACTTGGACCCTCTGATCGGTGGAGAGAAAGACCTAACAGCAATATACGAATGGTTCCAATCCCAAAACAAAAAACTCATTCTCGATTTTGTACCCAACCATATGGCAATTGATTCGCCACTGGTTTCAGAATTTCCTAATTTATTTCTCAAATCATTCCTTATAGAAGAAGATCAAAATAGTTTTTTACACCCAAATGGAAATCGTTACAAACATGGCAAAGATCCATATTTTGATGGATGGACGGACACAATCCAATGGGATTTTTCAAACCCTGAAGTAGAAAACTGCCACATTCAAATCTTAAAAAGGATCGCCAAACATTGTGATGGTGTTAGATGCGATATGGCAATGTTACCTTTACCTGATGTATTTGAAAAAACTCATGGGAAACGATCCGTATACCACTGGGATAAGGTAATTCATTCCGTCAAAAGTGAATTCCCACATTTTCGATTTTATGCAGAAGTGTATTGGGGATTGGATGCTACATTACGTTCACTAGGTTTTGATGCTACATATGATAAATCACTTTATGACGATTTGGCGCATCATCGATTCGAGCAGGTAGCAGAACTTATTTCAAATGAAACTGGACAAATATCAAAACCAAACCTAATTCGTTTTCTGGAAAACCACGACGAAAATAGAGCCAAACATATATTTGGCGAACATTCCAAAACATACTTTAGTTTATTATCTTGTTTACCAGGCATACTACTTCTTTTTGATGGACAAGAAACTGGTTCTCTCAAAAAAATTCCTGTCCAATTGAAAAAAGTAGATGAAGAACCATTTGACAGAGACATTGAAGAATTTTACAAAAGAGCCTTCAGCACATTCTCCAAACGTTCCAATCTGATGGAATACCAAACTGTAAATTATTCGGAAATGAACCAATTGCCTGTTTTTATGAGGTTACTGATCTCAAACAATCAGACAGAACTTTTCCTTTGGAATTACAACCAAGTACCTTGTTCAGGATGGATTCCTTATGAGGAAAAAATACAGTATCAAGAAACAGTAATCAATATTGTTTCGAATCAGATTTACCCACAAGGCAAACCTCAAAAAGAAGGAATGTATTTCAAAT
- a CDS encoding extracellular solute-binding protein — protein MFHKLVQYHMVRSQVIKFVLVGFTCLLPILFFQNCSEEDNKESLSRVLDLPWEGDPNSIPKALQLKNPVADPKAKKGGRIRIYSHQFPKSLNYYLDQFTTTARIFTSLYEPLTAYHPLTLETIPHLAKEWKISSDKKKFTFYLDPNARWSDGKPVTADDVIFTYDTIMNPKNGTAVFRISLSRFLKPVKVDDLTVVFEAKEVHWNNFNDIASSIFILPKHHFEGKDFNKENMEFPIVSGPYKITEVKKNRYIKLERRGDWWQRAYPFNEGRNNFDQIVYKVYNEEAVALQAFKKGDIDIYPVYSAFVWVEEAKGEAFDQNWIAKQRIFNLKPIGFQGWAMNSRRSIFADKRVREAMNLLVDRKLMIDKLAYGEYDPTNSYYPDFYLGGEKNPNIPTEFNIEKARKLLAEAGWKPNSEGILEKDGKPFQFSILDRDKKTEKYFTVFLEKAKEVGIRASIDTLDLAAWSERVDKYDFDMTWAAWGSGIFKDPESQWLSKYADEEGQPNLPGLKLPEVDKLIEKQKTEFSVSKRNEILKQIDRIVYKEYPYVLLWHLPSTRLLYWQKYGMPSLPLGKYGDESFSSDYWWYDEEKDKKLTESLSKKEKFLDYEAIVRWK, from the coding sequence ATGTTTCATAAATTAGTTCAATACCATATGGTTCGTTCCCAAGTAATCAAGTTTGTTTTGGTAGGTTTTACCTGTCTTTTACCAATTCTTTTCTTTCAAAATTGTTCAGAAGAGGACAATAAAGAAAGCCTGAGTCGTGTGCTTGACCTTCCTTGGGAAGGTGATCCAAATTCCATACCCAAAGCCTTACAACTGAAAAATCCTGTCGCAGACCCAAAGGCTAAAAAGGGAGGTAGGATACGGATTTACTCTCACCAATTTCCAAAATCATTGAACTATTATTTAGACCAGTTCACGACAACTGCAAGAATTTTCACAAGTTTATACGAACCTCTCACTGCTTACCATCCACTTACATTGGAAACCATCCCACACCTTGCAAAGGAATGGAAAATATCTTCAGACAAAAAGAAATTCACTTTTTATTTGGATCCCAATGCACGTTGGTCTGATGGGAAACCTGTTACAGCAGATGATGTCATTTTTACTTATGATACAATCATGAATCCCAAAAATGGAACTGCAGTTTTTAGGATTTCTCTTTCACGTTTTTTAAAACCAGTTAAAGTCGATGACCTAACAGTTGTTTTTGAGGCAAAAGAAGTTCATTGGAATAATTTTAATGATATCGCATCGTCCATCTTCATTTTACCAAAACATCATTTTGAAGGGAAAGATTTTAATAAAGAAAATATGGAATTTCCTATTGTTTCTGGTCCATATAAAATAACTGAAGTCAAAAAGAACCGATACATCAAATTAGAAAGAAGAGGAGATTGGTGGCAAAGGGCTTATCCGTTTAACGAAGGTCGAAACAATTTTGATCAAATTGTATACAAAGTTTATAATGAAGAAGCAGTCGCGTTACAAGCATTCAAAAAAGGTGATATCGACATTTATCCTGTTTATTCTGCATTTGTATGGGTTGAAGAAGCAAAAGGGGAAGCTTTTGATCAAAATTGGATCGCTAAACAAAGGATTTTTAATTTAAAACCAATTGGATTCCAAGGTTGGGCAATGAACTCACGAAGATCTATATTTGCTGATAAACGAGTGAGAGAAGCGATGAACTTACTTGTGGATCGAAAATTAATGATCGATAAGCTAGCATATGGTGAATATGATCCAACAAATAGTTATTATCCAGATTTTTATCTAGGTGGTGAAAAAAATCCAAACATTCCAACAGAGTTTAATATTGAAAAGGCGAGGAAGTTATTAGCTGAAGCTGGTTGGAAACCTAATTCGGAAGGGATTTTGGAAAAAGATGGAAAACCATTCCAGTTTTCAATCCTTGATCGAGATAAAAAAACTGAAAAATATTTTACAGTGTTTCTGGAGAAAGCCAAAGAAGTGGGTATCCGAGCATCGATTGATACATTGGATTTGGCTGCTTGGAGTGAACGAGTTGATAAATATGATTTTGATATGACTTGGGCTGCTTGGGGCTCCGGGATCTTTAAAGATCCTGAATCTCAATGGTTATCAAAGTATGCAGATGAAGAAGGGCAACCCAATTTACCTGGACTAAAATTACCAGAAGTGGACAAACTGATTGAAAAACAAAAAACGGAATTTTCAGTATCCAAACGAAACGAGATTCTCAAACAAATTGATCGAATTGTTTATAAAGAATATCCATATGTTTTACTTTGGCATTTGCCAAGTACGCGACTTTTGTATTGGCAAAAATATGGAATGCCTAGTTTACCACTTGGTAAATATGGAGATGAGAGTTTTTCATCTGATTACTGGTGGTATGATGAAGAAAAAGATAAAAAATTGACTGAAAGCCTATCTAAAAAAGAAAAGTTTTTAGATTACGAAGCCATTGTTCGTTGGAAGTAA
- a CDS encoding aspartate aminotransferase family protein produces MSSETKTKFESIKTLSDKYLLNTYNRYPVAFQYGVGEMLFDQDNKGYIDFLAGIAVSNLGHGEADLIEAIRNQMDKIFHSSNLYYSEEQAKLAEVIIENSIPGKVFLCNSGTEANEAAFKLMRRNGVNQNIDKPVILALQSSFHGRTLSAMSMTGNESVRNGFGELAADIHFVEANNEDSLIQAFEQYGGSVAGIIMELIIGEGGVIPLSQSFVNLARKLTEETNSLLVFDEIQTGMGRTGKMFCFEHYGMYPDAFTLAKALGSGFPMGALVVSKEYESVLEKGMHGSTFGGNHLACVAAYETFKIILSRNLLDHVTTISEQMFLRLKQMMESTGKIKEVRGRGLHIGVELFTESRPVVEECLKRGLVVNSTAGKVIRIIPPLILSIEKATEGLDILESVLKEMK; encoded by the coding sequence ATGAGTTCCGAAACCAAAACCAAATTTGAAAGTATCAAAACACTTTCTGATAAATACCTTCTCAATACCTACAACAGATACCCAGTTGCCTTTCAATATGGTGTTGGAGAAATGCTCTTTGACCAAGATAACAAAGGTTATATCGACTTTTTAGCTGGAATTGCTGTATCCAATTTAGGTCATGGAGAAGCAGATCTTATTGAAGCCATCCGAAACCAAATGGATAAAATTTTCCATTCTTCTAACTTGTATTATTCAGAAGAACAGGCAAAACTTGCGGAAGTTATCATTGAAAATAGTATCCCTGGAAAAGTGTTTTTATGCAATTCAGGAACTGAGGCAAACGAAGCTGCTTTCAAACTCATGCGTCGCAATGGGGTAAACCAAAACATAGACAAACCAGTCATTTTAGCCCTACAATCTAGTTTTCATGGAAGAACTTTGTCTGCTATGTCCATGACGGGAAATGAATCGGTTCGAAATGGTTTTGGAGAACTCGCAGCTGACATTCATTTTGTGGAAGCCAATAACGAAGATTCTCTCATCCAAGCTTTTGAACAATACGGGGGATCCGTCGCTGGGATCATCATGGAACTCATCATCGGTGAAGGTGGTGTGATCCCACTTTCCCAGTCGTTTGTAAACCTGGCACGTAAACTAACAGAAGAAACCAATTCTCTTCTTGTGTTTGATGAAATCCAAACAGGCATGGGTCGAACAGGAAAGATGTTTTGTTTTGAACATTACGGAATGTATCCAGATGCCTTTACTCTCGCAAAAGCTCTCGGATCAGGATTTCCGATGGGTGCACTCGTTGTATCGAAAGAATATGAATCTGTTTTGGAAAAAGGGATGCACGGGTCTACTTTCGGTGGAAACCACCTAGCATGTGTTGCTGCCTATGAAACATTTAAGATCATCCTATCACGTAATTTGCTCGATCATGTCACAACGATTTCGGAACAAATGTTCCTTCGTTTAAAACAAATGATGGAATCTACGGGTAAAATCAAAGAAGTCCGTGGTCGTGGACTCCATATCGGTGTAGAACTCTTTACAGAATCAAGACCCGTTGTGGAAGAATGTTTAAAACGTGGTCTAGTGGTTAATAGCACTGCAGGAAAAGTCATTCGTATTATCCCTCCGCTCATCTTAAGCATCGAAAAAGCGACAGAAGGGTTGGATATTTTAGAATCAGTTTTAAAGGAAATGAAATGA
- the leuB gene encoding 3-isopropylmalate dehydrogenase — translation MKKVAVLAGDGIGPEVMEVALQVVGKALGNKASEFSFEHALVGGAAIDATGFPLPEETLKLCESSSAIFFGSVGGPKWEGLPPDRQPERGALLPLRKHFDLFANLRPAIIYPELKKASPIRGDIIGDGLDILILRELTSGIYFGKPKGREGSGAEEFAYDTMRYSRREIERIARTAFEAAKKRNKKVTSIDKANVLTTSVLWREVVVELHKKEYSDCILEHLYVDNAAMQLIVKPKQFDVMLCENMFGDILSDEASIITGSIGMLPSASLSESGFGLYEPSGGSAPDIAGKGIANPIAQILSGALMLRYSFSMEKEAVAIENAIRTVLKKGLRTRDIAEEGTTVLGTKEIGVEIEKALG, via the coding sequence ATGAAAAAAGTAGCAGTACTTGCCGGTGATGGAATCGGCCCAGAAGTTATGGAAGTGGCCCTACAAGTCGTAGGGAAAGCATTGGGAAACAAAGCAAGTGAATTTAGCTTTGAACACGCATTAGTTGGTGGGGCAGCGATTGATGCCACTGGATTTCCACTACCGGAAGAAACTTTAAAACTTTGTGAATCATCCAGTGCTATCTTTTTTGGATCAGTAGGTGGACCAAAATGGGAAGGCCTTCCTCCAGACAGACAACCAGAACGAGGTGCCCTACTTCCCCTTCGCAAACATTTTGATTTGTTCGCCAACCTTCGACCTGCGATCATATACCCAGAGCTAAAAAAAGCAAGTCCCATCCGAGGAGACATCATCGGTGATGGTCTCGACATACTCATCTTACGCGAGTTAACTTCTGGAATCTATTTTGGAAAACCAAAAGGCCGAGAAGGAAGTGGTGCTGAAGAATTTGCTTATGATACCATGCGGTATTCCAGAAGGGAAATTGAACGTATTGCTCGCACCGCATTCGAAGCAGCTAAAAAACGAAATAAAAAAGTAACAAGCATTGATAAAGCAAACGTTCTCACCACTTCCGTATTGTGGAGAGAAGTTGTAGTCGAACTTCATAAAAAAGAATACTCTGATTGTATTTTGGAACACCTCTATGTGGACAACGCAGCTATGCAGCTCATCGTAAAACCAAAACAATTTGATGTAATGTTATGTGAGAATATGTTTGGAGATATCCTTTCTGACGAAGCCTCTATCATCACAGGTTCAATTGGTATGTTACCTTCTGCTTCCTTATCCGAATCTGGGTTTGGACTCTATGAACCATCTGGTGGGTCTGCACCTGATATCGCAGGGAAAGGAATCGCTAATCCGATTGCTCAAATTCTTTCAGGGGCTCTGATGTTACGATATTCTTTCTCCATGGAAAAAGAGGCAGTGGCCATCGAAAATGCCATCCGCACAGTTCTCAAAAAAGGGCTCCGCACCCGAGACATCGCCGAGGAAGGAACAACAGTCCTTGGAACGAAAGAAATTGGTGTTGAAATCGAAAAGGCACTTGGATAA
- a CDS encoding polyphenol oxidase family protein: MKQSVFLPYGKITYGTFGKKELLDPIQGNQEFPKSAKDWLTYTREVFSETYSNPLYQIHSLGQVHGDHIEKFPSETNQISVNQVKEGDGLFSLQKNQVLVVRTADCVPVFLYSTQRPFVSVLHSGWKGTQLGITEKMIEKLIREGYSFEELSLELGPYIQRNHYEVGEDVAVLFAELGNEVCMPRGGGKFLLDVGLAITKRVEQRFGENIRIVNRHTDVFQSPLYFSHRTKEEGRNLNFILWES; this comes from the coding sequence ATGAAACAATCTGTATTCCTTCCGTATGGAAAGATTACCTATGGCACTTTCGGGAAAAAGGAACTTCTAGATCCGATCCAGGGAAACCAAGAGTTTCCAAAATCAGCGAAGGATTGGCTTACATATACAAGAGAGGTTTTTTCAGAAACCTATTCCAATCCATTGTATCAGATCCATAGTTTAGGACAAGTTCATGGTGATCACATTGAAAAGTTTCCTTCTGAAACAAATCAAATATCAGTTAACCAAGTGAAAGAAGGGGATGGACTTTTTTCCTTACAAAAAAACCAAGTTCTTGTGGTGCGAACTGCAGATTGTGTGCCCGTATTCCTCTATTCCACACAACGCCCGTTTGTATCGGTCCTGCATTCAGGTTGGAAAGGCACACAATTAGGAATTACTGAGAAAATGATCGAAAAACTTATCCGTGAAGGTTATTCATTTGAGGAGTTATCTCTCGAACTAGGGCCTTATATCCAAAGGAACCATTATGAAGTGGGAGAAGATGTTGCTGTTTTATTTGCTGAATTAGGAAATGAGGTTTGTATGCCCAGAGGTGGTGGTAAGTTTCTTTTGGATGTGGGACTTGCGATTACAAAGAGAGTGGAACAGCGCTTTGGTGAGAACATCCGAATTGTCAATCGACATACAGATGTATTCCAAAGCCCTCTCTACTTTAGTCATAGGACCAAAGAAGAGGGTCGGAATTTGAACTTTATACTTTGGGAATCTTAA
- a CDS encoding response regulator, giving the protein MQAGIGPTGRPYQILIAENSKFQSKQLQQILESEGFKIIGIAETGKELLKLYKENRQQIDLVTIEIFLPEVDGYAAFWDMKEMGVLPRILFISEENTPSVIKALLENGAMDYIVKPIKREKILEKIKETLIKIPKV; this is encoded by the coding sequence ATGCAAGCTGGCATAGGACCGACAGGTAGACCATATCAGATTCTCATTGCTGAGAATTCCAAATTTCAATCGAAACAACTCCAACAGATTTTGGAATCGGAAGGTTTCAAAATCATCGGAATTGCGGAAACGGGAAAAGAACTTCTTAAACTGTATAAGGAAAATCGCCAACAAATTGACCTTGTCACCATTGAAATCTTTTTACCAGAAGTAGATGGTTATGCTGCATTTTGGGATATGAAAGAGATGGGAGTATTACCGAGGATTCTTTTTATCTCGGAAGAAAACACTCCTTCTGTCATCAAAGCACTTTTAGAAAACGGAGCGATGGACTATATTGTAAAACCCATCAAACGGGAAAAAATCTTAGAAAAAATCAAAGAAACTCTGATTAAGATTCCCAAAGTATAA
- a CDS encoding ribonuclease H-like domain-containing protein, translated as MYGSHLRQSLQLFPGIGEKKEKQLFGVGVYDWPSLIQFQKTTNDPLLPSVSILEERLEQLEMEFQEANFTFFTNELPSLEYWRLWQNFPERFCFLDIETTGISESSVTTVVSLFQNETIRTFERGKDLEFLFDSIFPEDIIVTYNGRRFDIPFLEREFHFRVKNPQLDLMNLLHSIGIKGGLKKSEIQLGLVRPEAIAGMDGREAPLLWYSYQQTNNKEALEKLIAYNREDTKNLKIVLEKTIDLLTENRLF; from the coding sequence ATGTACGGATCTCATTTAAGACAAAGCCTCCAACTGTTTCCAGGCATTGGAGAAAAAAAAGAAAAACAATTGTTTGGTGTTGGTGTGTATGATTGGCCTTCTCTTATCCAATTCCAAAAAACAACAAACGATCCACTTTTACCCTCAGTTTCCATTTTAGAAGAACGTTTAGAACAATTGGAAATGGAATTTCAAGAAGCTAATTTTACATTTTTTACTAATGAACTTCCAAGCCTTGAGTATTGGAGGTTATGGCAAAACTTTCCGGAACGATTTTGTTTTTTAGACATTGAGACCACGGGGATATCGGAATCTTCTGTGACAACAGTTGTGAGTTTGTTTCAAAACGAAACCATTCGCACCTTTGAACGAGGAAAAGACTTAGAGTTTTTATTTGATTCTATTTTTCCTGAAGACATCATCGTTACTTATAATGGCAGGCGATTTGATATTCCCTTTTTAGAAAGAGAATTCCACTTCCGTGTGAAAAATCCACAACTAGATCTGATGAACCTCTTACATTCCATTGGGATCAAAGGAGGATTAAAAAAATCAGAAATCCAATTAGGCCTTGTGCGACCCGAAGCCATCGCCGGGATGGATGGAAGGGAAGCACCTCTCCTTTGGTATTCCTACCAACAAACAAACAACAAAGAAGCTCTTGAAAAATTAATCGCGTATAACAGAGAAGATACGAAAAATCTTAAAATTGTGTTAGAGAAAACAATTGATTTGTTAACGGAGAACCGACTGTTTTAA
- a CDS encoding phospho-sugar mutase — MLKPEDNILSWTKSPFSTEIQSEAKKAYEDWQKGITSELVDSYAHPLSFGTGGIRGKIGNGIGKMNLYTVGRAALGFLSYLRDTKEKPSIVIAYDSRRLSKEFAELSAGIGATLGVTVHLFPKVTPTPLLSYAIRYYKASGGIVITASHNPPEYNGFKAYLSDGGQLVPPDDALIIKRIGEIEDWSSIPMLSKTDKVYKKYVKSVGTDCFKSYLKDLKNAKIQSKAKPKTRNNFKIVYSPLHGTGGEYMKEMLSYFGYKSVFLVPEQKKPDGEFPTVKYPNPEEKEALALCEFHAKKKKAEVFIATDPDADRLGVGVRKSDGEYEYLNGNQIGSIMAAYLCEQKKAKGKVYHLVKTIVTTDLQEAIAKKNGIKIKNVLTGFKYIAEEMKQIETKKNNLFLFGGEESYGYLPVPFVRDKDSLSSALLFVEILAEKGDLLSYLTEIYLKYGLYRESLYSLTLEGSSGQTKIKESIEALRKENLIGKMIGGRKVVGVLDYETQTASGKSKSSVFKGMPKSNVIQVELEGNAKLTIRPSGTEPKVKVYSSFASQKKPKKTSEIPSLWESLGSEISLAETEFLKLAGLL, encoded by the coding sequence ATGTTGAAACCAGAAGACAATATCCTATCTTGGACGAAATCACCTTTTTCTACAGAAATCCAATCCGAAGCCAAAAAGGCATACGAAGATTGGCAAAAAGGAATCACCTCGGAACTCGTCGATTCATATGCACACCCGCTCAGTTTTGGTACGGGAGGGATCCGAGGGAAAATCGGAAATGGAATTGGCAAAATGAACCTCTATACAGTGGGTCGTGCTGCTCTTGGTTTTCTTAGTTACTTACGAGACACAAAAGAAAAACCATCAATTGTCATCGCGTATGATTCCAGAAGGTTATCAAAAGAATTCGCGGAACTTTCAGCAGGCATTGGTGCTACCCTTGGAGTTACCGTTCATTTATTTCCGAAAGTAACACCTACCCCACTATTGTCTTATGCCATTCGTTATTACAAAGCAAGTGGTGGGATTGTCATCACTGCTTCTCATAACCCACCAGAATACAATGGATTCAAAGCCTATCTTTCCGATGGAGGTCAACTTGTCCCACCAGACGATGCCCTCATCATCAAACGAATCGGTGAGATTGAAGATTGGTCATCCATCCCTATGCTTTCCAAAACAGACAAAGTTTATAAAAAATATGTGAAGTCTGTAGGAACTGATTGTTTTAAAAGTTACCTAAAGGATTTAAAAAACGCAAAAATCCAATCCAAAGCTAAACCAAAAACTCGCAACAATTTTAAAATCGTATACTCTCCGTTACACGGGACTGGTGGAGAGTACATGAAAGAGATGTTATCCTATTTCGGATACAAATCTGTATTTTTAGTACCGGAACAAAAAAAACCAGATGGTGAGTTTCCAACTGTCAAATACCCAAACCCGGAAGAAAAGGAAGCTCTCGCCTTATGTGAGTTTCACGCCAAAAAGAAAAAAGCGGAAGTGTTCATTGCTACAGACCCAGACGCTGACAGATTGGGAGTGGGTGTTCGAAAGTCCGATGGGGAATATGAATATCTGAATGGAAACCAAATCGGATCAATTATGGCAGCCTACCTTTGTGAACAAAAAAAAGCAAAGGGCAAAGTATACCACTTAGTGAAAACCATCGTCACAACTGACTTACAAGAAGCCATTGCCAAAAAAAATGGAATCAAAATCAAAAATGTCCTCACTGGATTCAAATACATCGCAGAAGAAATGAAACAAATTGAAACAAAGAAAAACAATTTGTTTCTATTTGGTGGAGAAGAATCTTATGGATACCTTCCCGTACCATTTGTTCGCGACAAAGACTCCCTTTCGAGTGCACTTCTTTTTGTAGAAATCCTTGCAGAAAAAGGAGACCTACTCAGTTACCTGACAGAAATTTATTTGAAGTATGGACTTTACCGCGAAAGTTTGTATTCACTTACCTTGGAAGGGAGTTCTGGACAAACCAAAATCAAAGAATCCATTGAGGCCTTACGAAAAGAAAACCTCATTGGAAAAATGATTGGGGGAAGAAAGGTTGTGGGTGTCTTAGACTATGAAACACAAACTGCTTCCGGCAAAAGTAAATCCTCTGTATTCAAAGGGATGCCAAAATCGAATGTGATCCAAGTAGAACTGGAAGGAAATGCAAAACTTACCATCCGTCCTTCGGGAACAGAACCAAAGGTAAAAGTATATTCTTCTTTTGCTTCCCAGAAAAAACCGAAAAAAACTTCCGAGATCCCATCCCTATGGGAATCACTTGGATCTGAAATTTCCCTCGCTGAAACCGAATTTTTAAAACTAGCAGGCCTATTATGA
- a CDS encoding CBS domain-containing protein, with product MSVKEILKDKASSVLSIEEDRNVLEATQMMVGAKVGSLIVTFQGKLVGIFTERDLMRVVAKDHANLDKIKLKDVMTTQLTVAGPDEDVDDILNNMITKRFRHMPVLDGDKIIGLISIGDAVKTKLNKTQAEMHILREYMYGPH from the coding sequence ATGTCCGTAAAAGAAATCCTCAAAGACAAAGCCTCCTCCGTTCTTTCCATCGAAGAAGATAGAAATGTATTGGAAGCCACTCAGATGATGGTGGGTGCCAAAGTGGGATCACTCATTGTGACCTTCCAAGGAAAACTTGTTGGTATCTTTACTGAGAGAGACCTAATGCGTGTGGTTGCGAAAGACCATGCCAATTTAGATAAAATCAAATTAAAAGATGTGATGACCACTCAACTCACGGTTGCTGGTCCAGACGAAGATGTGGATGATATTTTAAATAATATGATCACAAAACGTTTCCGCCATATGCCTGTACTTGACGGGGACAAAATTATAGGACTCATTTCCATTGGAGATGCGGTCAAAACCAAACTGAATAAAACACAAGCCGAGATGCATATCCTCAGAGAGTATATGTATGGCCCACATTAA